Proteins from one Clostridia bacterium genomic window:
- a CDS encoding YlbF family regulator, producing the protein MYVYDKANELAKALAESEEYKSYKASKEKVDKISSAKEMLQDFKKRQFELQAMQLSGQKPDESKLSQIQSLYQVIILNPDIAEYLHAEYKFNQMFSDIYNIIGKAVELDMDFLQPGKE; encoded by the coding sequence ATGTATGTTTATGATAAAGCAAATGAACTGGCGAAAGCCTTGGCTGAGTCAGAGGAATACAAAAGCTATAAAGCTTCAAAGGAAAAAGTAGATAAAATCAGCAGCGCAAAAGAAATGCTTCAGGACTTCAAGAAAAGACAGTTTGAGCTTCAGGCAATGCAGCTTTCAGGACAGAAGCCGGATGAATCTAAGCTCAGCCAGATACAGAGCCTGTACCAGGTTATAATACTTAATCCTGATATAGCTGAGTACCTGCATGCAGAGTATAAGTTCAACCAGATGTTTTCTGATATATATAATATAATAGGCAAAGCGGTAGAACTGGATATGGATTTCTTACAACCCGGTAAAGAGTAA
- a CDS encoding diacylglycerol kinase family protein, protein MEKIFIIVNPVSSNKVTAKEWPQFEKVLLGSGYEFEAALTERPGHATELTRQALNAGYKTIMSVGGDGTMNEVVNGFFEGGKLMYEDSRLVVFSRGTGCDFIKTLGIKKGIEELLLTLERNEARKIDVGRVDFIDTVGKTVTRYFMNVADIGLGAETANRVNKHSKLLKGFLSFMLGAVSTIILYKNKNFEVVIDDKTVLKARMNSVIIANGKYFGGGMKVAPEALVDDGVFDIITLGDLSKLELIKSFPLIYEGKHLSHPKVKMYRGSKVKVRSNGEGLIEVDGEIPGSDDAEFELLPKVLNILV, encoded by the coding sequence ATGGAGAAAATATTCATTATAGTGAATCCTGTTTCGTCAAATAAAGTTACAGCTAAGGAATGGCCTCAGTTTGAGAAGGTGCTGCTGGGTTCGGGCTACGAATTTGAAGCAGCACTGACAGAACGCCCCGGGCATGCTACAGAGCTTACAAGGCAGGCATTGAATGCAGGCTATAAGACAATAATGTCTGTAGGCGGGGATGGCACAATGAATGAGGTAGTCAATGGATTTTTTGAGGGTGGTAAGCTCATGTATGAAGATTCAAGGCTTGTTGTATTTTCCAGAGGGACAGGCTGTGATTTTATAAAAACTCTTGGCATAAAAAAAGGCATCGAAGAGTTATTGCTTACTTTAGAGAGAAATGAAGCAAGGAAAATAGATGTGGGTCGTGTAGACTTTATTGATACAGTAGGGAAAACGGTAACTAGGTATTTTATGAATGTGGCGGATATAGGCTTAGGCGCAGAAACAGCTAATAGGGTCAACAAGCATTCCAAGCTGCTGAAAGGCTTTTTATCCTTCATGCTGGGAGCAGTAAGCACAATAATACTTTATAAGAACAAGAATTTTGAAGTGGTCATAGATGATAAAACTGTTTTAAAAGCTAGAATGAACAGCGTCATTATAGCCAATGGCAAGTATTTCGGCGGAGGAATGAAAGTAGCTCCTGAAGCACTTGTAGATGACGGAGTTTTTGATATAATAACGCTTGGAGACTTGAGCAAGCTTGAATTGATAAAGAGCTTCCCGCTTATATATGAGGGAAAGCATCTAAGCCATCCAAAGGTTAAGATGTATCGAGGCAGCAAGGTTAAAGTAAGAAGCAACGGCGAAGGCCTCATTGAAGTAGATGGAGAGATACCGGGAAGTGATGATGCAGAATTTGAACTTTTGCCAAAAGTATTAAATATCTTAGTTTAA
- the typA gene encoding translational GTPase TypA — MEKTTREDIRNVAIIAHVDHGKTTLVDGLLRQSGTFRTNESVMERVMDSNDLERERGITILAKNTAVLYNDIKINIVDTPGHADFGGEVERVLKMVDSVLLIVDAAEGPMPQTRFVLKKALELQLKPIVVINKIDRPDSRIDEVEDEIIDLFIELGADDHQLEFPVVYVSAKQGIAKLKLDDESVDLKPLFDTIISYVEPPKGYVDGPLQMLVTTIEYDDYVGRIGLGKVVRGKITNGQNAALCKRDGSIQNVKLSRLYTYMGLKRAEVQEASLGDIIAVAGIDEINIGETICDTQNPEPIAFVNIEEPTISMTFTVNNSPFAGREGNYVTSRHLRSRLFKELETNVAMRLTETDSPDTFEVAGRGELHLSILIETMRRQGYEFQVSKPSVIMKEINGVLHEPMEHLIIDVPEDFMGVVMDRLGPRKAEMLNMSNNSDGYLRLEFKIPARGLIGYRSQFMTDTKGNGIMHHVFHSYEEFKGEVPERQRGSLVAFESGETSGYGLYNAQERGELFIGPGVQVYEGMIVGENAKSDDIEVNVCKKKHVTNMRASGTDEALRLTPFLDMSLEECLEFIAADELVEITPDSIRLRKRILDSSLRAKAGKYNK; from the coding sequence ATGGAAAAAACAACAAGAGAAGATATTAGAAATGTAGCGATAATTGCACATGTTGATCATGGAAAGACAACTTTGGTGGACGGGCTGCTGAGACAGAGCGGTACCTTCAGGACCAATGAAAGTGTTATGGAAAGAGTTATGGATTCCAATGACTTGGAGAGAGAGCGAGGTATTACAATACTCGCAAAAAATACAGCAGTGCTATACAATGACATTAAAATAAATATAGTGGATACCCCAGGGCATGCTGACTTCGGTGGCGAGGTAGAGCGTGTACTGAAGATGGTTGACAGTGTACTTCTTATTGTAGATGCAGCAGAAGGCCCGATGCCTCAAACGCGTTTTGTTTTGAAAAAGGCACTGGAGCTTCAATTGAAGCCAATAGTTGTAATTAATAAGATTGATAGACCAGACTCAAGGATTGATGAAGTAGAGGACGAAATAATTGATTTATTCATTGAGCTTGGTGCAGATGACCATCAGTTGGAATTCCCTGTTGTATACGTATCAGCAAAGCAGGGCATAGCAAAACTTAAACTGGATGATGAATCAGTGGATTTAAAACCCCTATTTGATACAATAATATCCTATGTTGAGCCTCCAAAGGGATATGTGGATGGACCGCTGCAAATGCTTGTCACAACAATAGAGTATGACGATTATGTAGGCAGAATTGGTTTGGGCAAAGTAGTCAGAGGCAAAATAACAAATGGCCAGAATGCTGCTCTCTGCAAGAGGGACGGATCGATACAGAACGTTAAGCTGAGCAGGTTATATACCTATATGGGGCTTAAAAGGGCAGAGGTCCAAGAGGCATCTTTGGGTGATATCATAGCCGTTGCAGGAATTGATGAAATAAATATCGGAGAAACCATATGTGATACTCAGAATCCTGAGCCAATAGCTTTTGTTAATATTGAAGAGCCTACAATATCAATGACCTTCACTGTAAATAACAGCCCCTTTGCGGGACGTGAGGGCAACTATGTCACATCAAGGCACTTAAGGTCAAGACTGTTTAAAGAACTTGAGACAAATGTAGCAATGAGACTTACAGAGACAGATTCTCCTGATACTTTCGAAGTGGCGGGAAGAGGTGAATTGCATCTTTCCATACTAATTGAAACAATGCGAAGGCAGGGATATGAGTTCCAAGTGTCAAAGCCTTCTGTAATAATGAAAGAAATAAACGGTGTGCTGCATGAGCCTATGGAGCATTTGATAATTGATGTTCCTGAAGATTTCATGGGCGTGGTAATGGATAGATTAGGCCCCAGAAAAGCAGAAATGCTGAATATGAGCAATAACAGCGACGGATATCTGAGACTTGAGTTCAAGATACCGGCAAGAGGCCTTATAGGCTATAGATCTCAGTTCATGACCGATACTAAGGGTAACGGAATCATGCATCATGTTTTTCATAGTTATGAAGAGTTCAAAGGGGAAGTACCTGAAAGGCAGAGAGGTTCTCTTGTTGCCTTTGAGAGCGGAGAGACATCAGGCTACGGACTTTATAACGCCCAAGAAAGAGGCGAATTGTTCATAGGCCCTGGAGTGCAGGTTTACGAAGGAATGATAGTTGGAGAAAATGCAAAATCAGATGATATCGAAGTCAACGTTTGTAAGAAAAAACATGTTACAAACATGAGGGCTTCAGGTACTGATGAAGCATTAAGATTAACACCCTTCCTGGACATGAGTCTTGAAGAGTGCTTGGAATTCATTGCCGCAGATGAGCTGGTAGAGATAACCCCTGATTCAATAAGACTCCGAAAGAGAATATTGGATAGCAGTCTAAGGGCAAAAGCCGGCAAGTATAATAAATAA
- the mltG gene encoding endolytic transglycosylase MltG, which produces MKIKLKFNIFRFIIFCLLLSFAAGFFYYNTGLEAVSKSDSTDTREIVIPKGSSVKSISKLLETENVIKNSLVFEMYCKINKKADKIKAGKYSVSNSMDVPEIVEVIVSGKALVDTVKLTIPEGYKLNQIVERLNSLGVVSPENIKAALEAKKYEYEFIGQIPEREKQLEGYLFPDTYEIYKDTTAEAIVDKLLGRFDEIFTEEYRNRAKELNMTIDQVITLASIIEREAKLDSERKTISAVFQNRLKKNMMLQSCATVQYLFKEQKEVLTYKDLEIESPYNTYKYAGLPPGPIASPGLKSIEAALYPENVDYLYFVAKDDGSHIFTKTYNEHLNAQNKMKK; this is translated from the coding sequence ATGAAAATCAAACTAAAATTCAACATATTTAGATTCATAATTTTTTGCTTATTGCTCTCATTCGCTGCCGGTTTTTTCTATTACAACACTGGTTTGGAGGCTGTCAGCAAATCAGACAGCACCGATACAAGGGAGATAGTTATACCTAAGGGCAGCAGCGTGAAGTCAATATCAAAACTGCTTGAGACTGAAAATGTTATAAAAAACAGTCTGGTTTTTGAAATGTACTGCAAGATAAACAAAAAGGCAGACAAGATAAAAGCGGGCAAGTACAGTGTCAGTAATTCCATGGATGTGCCTGAAATTGTTGAAGTCATAGTATCGGGCAAAGCCCTTGTAGATACTGTGAAATTAACAATTCCTGAAGGTTACAAGCTGAATCAGATAGTAGAGAGATTAAACAGCCTTGGAGTAGTAAGTCCCGAGAATATTAAGGCAGCATTGGAAGCAAAAAAATATGAATATGAATTTATCGGACAGATTCCTGAGAGAGAAAAACAGTTGGAGGGCTATCTATTCCCCGATACTTACGAGATATATAAAGACACTACCGCAGAGGCTATTGTAGACAAGCTTCTAGGGCGTTTCGATGAAATTTTTACTGAGGAATACAGGAATAGGGCTAAAGAGCTCAATATGACAATAGATCAGGTAATCACCCTGGCATCTATTATTGAGAGGGAAGCCAAACTGGATTCTGAAAGGAAGACTATATCCGCAGTATTCCAGAACAGACTGAAAAAGAACATGATGCTTCAAAGCTGCGCCACAGTACAGTACCTTTTCAAAGAGCAGAAGGAAGTATTAACTTATAAGGATTTGGAAATTGAATCACCATATAATACCTACAAGTATGCCGGTCTGCCTCCGGGACCCATTGCATCACCGGGTCTAAAGTCTATCGAAGCTGCGCTTTATCCTGAAAATGTGGACTACTTGTATTTCGTGGCAAAGGACGACGGCTCCCATATTTTTACTAAGACATATAATGAGCACCTTAATGCTCAGAATAAAATGAAAAAATAA
- a CDS encoding O-methyltransferase has product MTNINHEYIDSFLLGMIPESNGILKEMEEYAKENHVPIITRDIAGLLSVLIKSGKVKSILEIGTAIGYSAIYMGFCAGEGFSITTIERNEESSVKAADFIKRAGMEDNIKIITGDAEELLKDVQGSFDMIFVDAAKGQYMDFMKNSIGKLKTGGLFVCDNVLFRGMVAERSLLIRRKITIVKRLKKFLGFISSCESLQTTIIPIGDGMSISCKLKEVEFNE; this is encoded by the coding sequence GTGACAAACATAAACCATGAGTATATTGACAGCTTCCTGCTGGGTATGATACCTGAAAGCAACGGAATACTAAAGGAAATGGAAGAGTACGCAAAGGAGAACCATGTACCTATCATTACCCGGGACATTGCGGGTCTGCTTTCAGTGCTGATTAAGTCTGGAAAGGTCAAGTCCATACTGGAGATTGGCACAGCCATAGGCTATTCCGCAATCTATATGGGTTTCTGTGCAGGAGAGGGTTTTTCAATTACAACAATTGAAAGAAATGAAGAGTCCTCTGTAAAGGCGGCAGACTTTATCAAGAGGGCAGGTATGGAAGATAACATTAAGATTATAACAGGAGATGCCGAAGAATTGTTAAAAGATGTTCAGGGCAGCTTTGATATGATATTTGTGGATGCAGCTAAAGGCCAATATATGGATTTCATGAAGAACAGCATAGGCAAGCTTAAGACTGGTGGACTATTCGTATGTGACAATGTTCTTTTCAGGGGTATGGTAGCCGAAAGAAGCCTGCTTATCAGAAGAAAAATCACTATTGTAAAAAGACTCAAGAAATTTCTAGGCTTCATTTCCTCATGTGAAAGCCTGCAGACTACGATTATTCCCATTGGTGATGGTATGTCCATAAGCTGTAAGCTTAAGGAGGTAGAATTTAATGAATAG
- a CDS encoding U32 family peptidase encodes MNRPEILAPAGNLEKLKMALIYGADAVYIGGEKYGLRAAAGNFTVEGIKEGVDYAHANGKKLYVTVNIIPHNEDLEGLPEYLKELGDTGADALIVSDPSVIMIAREVIPDMELHLSTQASNTNYKSSSFWHSLGIKRIVLARELSFDEIRETISKSPKSLEYEVFVHGAMCMSYSGRCLLSNYMVGRDANRGECAQPCRYKYYLMEEKRPGQYMPVDEDDRGTYIFNSRDLCMIEHIPELVESGIRSLKIEGRMKSSYYVASVVRAYRLALDSYMDNPQRYEFKKEWLDELSKASHREFGTGFYFGKPDAKGQIYESSAYVRDYAFVGMVLDYDSETGIATVEQRNKMLVGDEIEVIGPHRQLFSQKLEKMWNAEGEEITAAPHPQQIVTIKMERPVEKHDILRRERKDGE; translated from the coding sequence ATGAATAGACCTGAAATACTAGCCCCAGCGGGCAATCTGGAAAAACTTAAGATGGCGTTAATATATGGAGCTGATGCGGTATATATAGGCGGTGAAAAGTATGGCCTTAGGGCAGCTGCGGGGAACTTCACCGTGGAAGGTATAAAAGAAGGCGTGGATTATGCACATGCTAATGGCAAGAAGCTTTATGTTACTGTAAATATTATACCGCATAATGAAGATCTGGAAGGGCTTCCGGAATACCTGAAGGAGCTGGGGGATACTGGAGCAGATGCTCTTATCGTATCAGATCCGAGCGTAATAATGATTGCCAGGGAGGTTATACCTGATATGGAGCTGCATCTCAGCACCCAGGCAAGCAACACCAATTATAAGAGCAGCTCATTCTGGCACAGCCTTGGGATAAAGAGAATAGTATTGGCTAGAGAGTTGAGCTTTGATGAGATAAGGGAAACAATAAGCAAATCTCCAAAGAGTCTGGAATACGAGGTTTTTGTGCATGGGGCAATGTGCATGTCATACTCAGGCAGGTGCCTGCTCAGCAACTACATGGTTGGCAGAGATGCCAACAGAGGCGAATGTGCACAGCCCTGCAGGTATAAATATTACTTGATGGAAGAAAAGCGCCCTGGACAATATATGCCTGTAGATGAGGATGACAGAGGGACATACATATTCAACTCCAGAGACCTATGTATGATAGAGCATATTCCGGAGCTTGTGGAGTCAGGGATAAGAAGTCTTAAAATCGAAGGCAGGATGAAAAGTTCATATTACGTTGCATCAGTGGTAAGAGCATATAGATTGGCATTAGACAGTTACATGGATAACCCGCAAAGGTATGAGTTCAAAAAGGAATGGCTGGATGAGCTTTCCAAAGCCAGCCACAGAGAATTTGGCACTGGTTTTTATTTTGGCAAGCCTGATGCGAAAGGGCAGATTTATGAGTCAAGCGCTTATGTCAGGGATTATGCTTTTGTTGGAATGGTGTTGGACTATGACAGCGAAACAGGTATTGCTACTGTAGAACAAAGGAACAAAATGCTTGTTGGGGATGAAATAGAAGTAATAGGACCGCACAGACAGCTGTTTAGTCAAAAACTAGAGAAAATGTGGAATGCTGAGGGGGAAGAGATAACGGCTGCCCCGCATCCACAGCAAATAGTAACTATAAAGATGGAAAGACCTGTTGAAAAGCATGATATATTAAGGAGGGAGCGCAAAGATGGGGAGTGA
- the udk gene encoding uridine kinase: protein MGSEARYNKKPLVVGIAGGTGSGKSTVTRAILESIPERNVAIIEQDCYYKDQSHLPAEERVNVNYDHPLAFDNDLLIEHVEKLIKGQAIEKPQYDFTVHNRKKQSLRVEPREIILLEGILILDSPLLRKLMDIKIFVDTDADVRIIRRIVRDMRDRGRSLESVISQYLNIVKPAHNEFCEPTKRYADIIIPEGGYNKVAVDIMVTKVKSIIGLHQ from the coding sequence ATGGGGAGTGAGGCAAGATATAACAAAAAACCTTTAGTGGTTGGCATAGCGGGGGGAACCGGCTCGGGTAAAAGTACTGTGACTAGGGCAATTCTAGAGAGCATCCCAGAAAGAAATGTAGCAATTATTGAACAGGATTGTTATTACAAGGATCAGAGCCATCTGCCGGCGGAGGAACGAGTGAATGTTAACTATGACCACCCGCTGGCCTTTGACAACGACCTGCTTATTGAGCACGTAGAGAAGCTTATTAAGGGACAAGCTATAGAAAAACCACAGTATGATTTTACGGTACATAACCGAAAAAAGCAGTCTTTACGGGTTGAACCCAGAGAGATAATACTGCTTGAAGGAATATTGATACTTGATTCTCCATTGCTTAGAAAACTTATGGACATAAAGATTTTTGTAGATACTGATGCTGATGTTAGGATTATTAGAAGAATAGTAAGAGACATGAGGGACAGAGGCAGATCCCTGGAGTCGGTGATCAGCCAGTATCTCAACATAGTAAAGCCTGCTCACAATGAATTCTGCGAACCTACTAAGAGATATGCAGATATAATAATACCAGAAGGCGGCTACAACAAAGTAGCCGTGGATATAATGGTAACAAAGGTGAAATCAATCATAGGGCTTCATCAATAA
- a CDS encoding penicillin-binding transpeptidase domain-containing protein translates to MSRILNMFKKTGEAEHKNEEENKSTEIHTLPGTRLYRKNNYMIIHKKRLQIIGISLILIYALLLSRLLFIQVYMGKEYTRKAVQQRMVYIPISTNRGIIYDRNLIPITDREVKKVVVAYPAFVYDKKAAIETISKACGISREIVEKKMDSSQDTVEFICEIKQNEHLSLIDSGRLKGVISVEKRLRYTEDSIAKHVVGYIGKTDKLGNMGIEKSMNSYLEGRGSDSIAAVVDSSKNIIRGLGFRKVEAPKDGVNYSMKLTLDYHIQSIIEKALEDNDIQGSIVVLDVKNGDILGMVSKPDFDQSNVEKYMKSSGNELINQSVWQFDLGSIFKTVVAAAAIEEKMVNSDEKYKCEGYIDVGSKRIKCSTYKSHENREIDMKEAFALSCNTAYIKIGTRIGAENILEMAEKLGFGQKLCFTIPEEKAGYLPTAQEDGIGNISIGQGKIQVTPLQVTSMMATIANNGIRNDPQLVEALITDKGLTVKKLERSRPQIVLNPTTSKLLKDMLHEVTLTGTGKQANMEEYGGSSGKTSSAQTGIDDGEVVQGWFTGFVPYAKPKYAITVFIYNGQSGGGAAAPIFKEVATEILEVVKR, encoded by the coding sequence TTGTCCAGAATTTTGAATATGTTCAAGAAAACCGGTGAAGCAGAGCACAAAAATGAGGAGGAAAATAAAAGCACGGAGATTCATACTCTTCCGGGAACAAGACTTTACAGAAAGAACAATTATATGATTATTCATAAAAAAAGACTTCAGATAATAGGAATTTCCTTAATACTGATATATGCTCTTCTTCTTTCAAGACTTCTCTTTATTCAGGTTTACATGGGGAAGGAGTATACCAGGAAGGCAGTTCAGCAGAGAATGGTATACATACCCATTTCCACCAATAGAGGAATAATATATGACCGGAATCTTATTCCCATTACAGACAGAGAGGTCAAGAAAGTAGTTGTTGCATATCCGGCCTTTGTATATGACAAAAAGGCAGCTATAGAGACCATCTCTAAAGCATGTGGCATTTCCAGGGAAATTGTTGAGAAGAAGATGGACAGCTCACAGGATACAGTGGAATTCATATGTGAGATTAAGCAGAATGAGCATTTATCCTTGATTGACAGTGGCAGGCTGAAAGGAGTCATTTCAGTAGAAAAAAGACTTAGGTATACCGAAGACAGTATCGCAAAGCATGTGGTGGGTTATATAGGAAAAACAGACAAGCTGGGGAATATGGGTATTGAAAAAAGTATGAACAGCTATCTGGAGGGTCGAGGAAGCGACAGCATTGCGGCAGTTGTAGACAGCAGCAAAAATATTATTCGTGGTCTGGGCTTCAGAAAGGTTGAAGCACCAAAGGATGGAGTCAACTACAGCATGAAGCTTACTCTTGATTACCATATTCAGAGTATAATTGAGAAAGCTTTGGAGGACAATGATATTCAAGGCTCTATTGTTGTCTTGGATGTAAAGAATGGGGATATCTTGGGCATGGTGAGCAAGCCTGATTTTGATCAGAGCAATGTTGAAAAATATATGAAAAGCAGCGGCAATGAGCTTATAAACCAATCGGTATGGCAGTTTGACCTCGGTTCGATATTCAAAACTGTTGTGGCTGCTGCAGCAATTGAAGAAAAAATGGTAAACAGTGATGAGAAATACAAATGTGAGGGTTATATAGACGTGGGAAGCAAGAGGATAAAATGTTCCACCTATAAGTCACATGAAAACAGGGAGATAGATATGAAGGAGGCCTTTGCCCTATCCTGTAACACCGCATATATAAAGATAGGAACTAGGATAGGAGCTGAAAATATACTTGAGATGGCAGAAAAACTAGGCTTTGGTCAAAAACTGTGTTTTACAATCCCCGAAGAAAAAGCAGGCTACCTGCCAACGGCGCAGGAGGATGGTATAGGCAATATCTCTATAGGACAGGGGAAAATACAAGTCACACCGCTTCAGGTAACTTCGATGATGGCTACAATTGCAAACAATGGCATAAGGAATGACCCCCAGCTGGTAGAGGCGTTAATAACTGATAAAGGGCTTACCGTCAAGAAGCTTGAAAGGTCAAGACCCCAAATCGTTCTAAATCCAACAACCTCCAAGCTATTGAAAGATATGCTTCATGAGGTCACATTGACAGGTACGGGAAAGCAGGCAAATATGGAGGAGTACGGCGGGAGCAGCGGTAAGACCAGTTCTGCACAGACAGGCATAGATGATGGTGAAGTTGTACAAGGATGGTTTACGGGTTTTGTACCTTATGCGAAACCCAAGTATGCAATAACTGTATTTATATATAATGGACAGTCAGGAGGCGGTGCGGCTGCTCCGATTTTCAAGGAGGTAGCCACGGAAATATTAGAGGTCGTTAAGAGATAA
- the sigK gene encoding RNA polymerase sporulation sigma factor SigK — MLLFIASLVITTIKDICLLFGYIQNVNSFPQPLSADEEQFYLEEYRKGNEDAKNILVERNLRLVAHIVKKYVNTGREIDDLISIGTIGLIKAIITFDEGKGTRLATYAARCIENEILMTIRASKKTKTEVSLHDPIGIDKEGNEISLIDILGSDSDIILDEVELKIQIKKLYQRMETALKKREKLVIELRYGLQNGISKTQREIAEMLGISRSYVSRIENRAIKKLYKELYSENM, encoded by the coding sequence TTGCTGCTCTTTATTGCCTCTCTAGTTATAACCACAATAAAGGACATATGCCTGCTATTCGGCTATATTCAGAACGTCAATTCATTTCCGCAGCCACTCTCAGCAGATGAAGAGCAATTCTATCTGGAGGAATACAGAAAAGGTAACGAGGATGCAAAAAATATACTGGTAGAGCGAAATCTCAGACTTGTGGCGCATATAGTCAAAAAATATGTAAACACAGGAAGAGAAATAGACGACTTAATATCCATAGGTACAATAGGATTAATAAAAGCAATAATAACCTTTGACGAGGGCAAAGGTACAAGGCTTGCCACCTATGCAGCAAGATGCATAGAAAATGAAATTCTGATGACAATAAGGGCTTCAAAGAAAACAAAAACAGAGGTGTCACTTCATGACCCCATTGGGATCGATAAGGAAGGGAATGAAATAAGTCTTATAGATATATTGGGAAGTGATTCGGACATTATACTGGATGAGGTGGAACTGAAAATACAAATAAAGAAGCTTTATCAAAGAATGGAAACAGCTTTGAAAAAAAGAGAAAAGTTAGTTATTGAACTTCGGTATGGACTGCAAAACGGTATAAGCAAGACTCAGAGAGAGATAGCCGAAATGCTTGGAATTTCAAGATCCTATGTATCAAGAATTGAAAATAGGGCGATAAAGAAATTGTATAAAGAGCTTTACAGCGAGAATATGTAA
- a CDS encoding YqeG family HAD IIIA-type phosphatase: MKNKLKPDLYLNTVYELDTRVLKGKGIKAIIVDIDNTLVSWDTKVPDEKVVELVCKLVAEDFKICILSNNTKKRVEEFNKSLKLPAIHKAVKPSKMAFRRALKLMDSDVETTAVIGDQLFTDVLGGNRLGLFTVLVSPISDKEFIWTRIVRMLEKSVLKRNNVIKNKNC; this comes from the coding sequence ATGAAAAACAAATTAAAACCGGATTTGTATTTGAACACAGTATATGAATTGGATACAAGGGTATTAAAGGGAAAAGGGATAAAGGCAATCATAGTAGATATTGATAATACTCTTGTTTCATGGGATACAAAGGTGCCTGATGAAAAGGTTGTAGAGCTTGTATGCAAGCTGGTAGCAGAAGATTTTAAGATATGCATATTATCGAACAACACAAAAAAACGAGTGGAAGAGTTCAATAAATCCTTAAAACTGCCTGCGATACATAAAGCGGTAAAACCTAGTAAAATGGCTTTTAGAAGAGCATTGAAGCTTATGGATTCTGATGTGGAGACGACAGCGGTAATAGGCGACCAGCTTTTCACCGATGTGCTGGGAGGCAACCGCTTAGGGCTATTTACAGTCCTTGTGTCACCAATCAGCGATAAGGAGTTCATATGGACCAGAATCGTCAGAATGCTTGAGAAATCTGTACTTAAAAGAAATAACGTAATAAAGAATAAAAATTGCTAA
- a CDS encoding type II secretion system protein, translated as MVERIKNKKGFTIIEIMVVIALIGILAAVLVPQFGGVKDKARDAGVLTNAKMVEVYVASIIDDFTKTTAIDGTDPGTGDMIAKINTYFGDAGSPLKNPYSGITDGDNVVVVETAGDDYRDGTAAVADGGIIYVVIDNDADNPLTAYINGFDVKGNEITNSQRKIVR; from the coding sequence ATGGTTGAGAGAATAAAAAATAAAAAAGGTTTTACTATCATCGAGATAATGGTAGTTATCGCCTTGATCGGAATACTGGCAGCAGTGCTGGTACCACAATTCGGTGGAGTCAAAGACAAAGCAAGGGACGCTGGTGTCCTTACAAATGCAAAGATGGTAGAAGTCTATGTAGCATCAATAATTGATGATTTTACAAAAACAACTGCAATAGATGGAACAGATCCAGGCACTGGTGATATGATTGCTAAAATAAATACATACTTTGGTGATGCAGGTAGTCCATTAAAGAATCCATATTCAGGTATTACAGATGGAGATAATGTTGTTGTAGTTGAAACAGCAGGAGACGATTATAGAGATGGTACTGCTGCTGTAGCTGATGGTGGGATTATATATGTAGTAATAGATAATGATGCTGATAATCCTTTGACAGCATATATAAACGGCTTTGACGTAAAAGGAAACGAGATTACAAATTCACAAAGAAAAATAGTAAGATAA